A window of Panicum virgatum strain AP13 chromosome 8K, P.virgatum_v5, whole genome shotgun sequence contains these coding sequences:
- the LOC120643998 gene encoding probable carboxylesterase 18 has protein sequence MGEAADPAPAPAATTERVGVAPPMPWRTRLAVLAAGYLTDATRRADGTVNRRLLGVLDKGVAASATLWNGVASRDFVIDAAAPLRARLFYPAPAAAAGAVRRLPPRARAPLPRRLRRRPRRA, from the coding sequence atgggggaggccgcggacccggcgccggcgccggcggccaccacGGAACGCGTCGGCGTGGCGCCGCCGATGCCGTGGCGGACGCGGCTCGCAGTGCTGGCCGCGGGGTACCTCACCGACGCCACCCGCCGCGCCGACGGCACCGTCAACCGCCGCCTGCTCGGCGTGCTCGACAAGGGCGTCGCGGCGTCGGCGACCCTGTGGAACGGCGTCGCTTCCCGGGACTTCGTCATCGACGCTGCCGCACCCCTCCGCGCGCGCCTCTTCtaccccgcccccgccgccgccgccggtgctgtCCGTCGACTACCGCCGCGCGCCCGAGCACCGCTGCCCCGCCGCCTACGACGACGTCCTCGCCGCGCCTGA